CGCCCTCCTCGCCGCGAAGCTGCTGGGCTTCGTTCACACGGGGGCCACCTAGAGCCCCTACGCCCACGGGCCTCTTTCGCCTGCCTCTCGTGAGGGCCAGGCCCCAGGCCTTTGAACGCTCCTAAGCCTTTCGCACGAGGCGATCCGTGTCTGCGTCCGCGGGATGGAAGCTCTCGACGCGCAGTTCCTGCAGGGTCACATCCTGGGGGGCGCCAAGGGTGGTCAGGGTTGTGAAGAAGCGTGCCTTGCATTCGCCGAGCCTGATCTCGAGGGGCAAGACCAGCGACGGAGCGGCCTCGAAGTCGGGCTGACGCCAGTCTGGAGGAACGCCCTCCGTGGCCAGAAGGTCCTGCAAGAGGGCGCCTGCCGCCTCGTTGCCGTTCCAGAGAACCTCGCGGTTCAAGCGTCCGAGGATTTCGCTCGCGACCCGGGTCCAGTTTTCGATGTGAGGCCGGAAGCCTCGGGGGTCAAAAAGCAGCCTCAGGGCGTTCGGCCGGGGCGGCGGGATGAAGGTCAAGGGCGCCGGCGCCTGGGCGGGGGTCGACATTCCCGCGAGCAACCCTGCGTAGGGCGCGTTGACCATCACGATGTCCCACTGCCGGTCTAAGGCAACGGCGGCGAAGGGCTCGTGCTGGCGCAGTATCAGCTGGAGCGCGTGCCGCATGCCATCCATCTCGGGCTCGGTGAGGGATGTCTCGCGGTAGACGGCGGCGAAGCCGGCGGCCTGGAGAAGCAGGTTCGATTCACGGAAGGGAAGATCGAGAACGCTGCTCAGGCGCAGCAGCATCTCGCGGCTCGGTTTCGCGCGGCCGCTCTCCAGAAAGCTCAAGTGCCGAGGGGAGACATCGGCGGCCAGGGCCAGCTCGAGCTGGCTCAGTCGCCGAGCGTTCCTCCATTTCTTGAGGAGAGGTCCGATCCTGCCTTCCTGTCTGCCTGCCTCCGTTCCAGCCTTCATATCGACCAGGGTAGCTCGTCAAGCCGCAGCCCGCCATTACCTGGCAGGTAATTGAAACGAGGACTCCGGCGTCCGATCTTGTGTAAGGAGGCGCTGGGCTTCCCTGGGACCGGGCCTGATCAACCGCATGTCCTCTCCGGTGGCTCACGTCCCGTCGGCCAGCGCGGGCCTTATGAGGCAAGCACAAATGCCGGGCCTTTCGTGATGTCATCGCCACGCCGAACCCATTTCGCGCGGTGGAAGCGAATCGCCTTGTGGGTCGGCGCCTTTTCGCTCCTGGTCGTCACCTGCGCGGTCGGGTGGCTCCTCCTGGCCCCGTATGCTGACCTAAGGACGGACGAGATAAGGCAGAAGGGGCTGGACCCGACGCTGGCCGCCCGCGGGCGAGAGCTGCTGCTCGCGGCCGCGCGCTCTCACGGACTGGAGGCCTGGCAAAAGCATCGCTCGTTCGAGGCCACCGCGGTCGACTCCTGGCCCTCGGGAAGCCCCTGGTGGCCCGGATCACCCCAGCGCTTCCATGCCCAGCGGCGCTTGGGCACGTTCACTTCGCGGGTGGAGCTGCTCGATGGTGCCCGCCAGGGGGAGACCTGGGGCATTCAAAGCTGGGCCGCCTACAAAACACAGGGCGCCAACAAGGCCCGCTTCGCCCCCGACCGGGCGATCGAGTTCTACCTTCCCACCCTTCAGTACTTTGACGAGCTTCCCTTTCGCATGCTGGCCGCGCCCGTCATCCTCTATGCCGGTGAAGGCCAATACCTCGGGACTACGTATCAGAGAGTGTTTGTGACCTGGGGCTCGCTCGCGCCCCACGCCGAGCACGATCAGTACGTCCTCTGGATCAATCCTGCGAGCCGCCTGATCGACGTCGTGCGCTACACGCTTCGGGACGCGGTGCCGCTGAGCTCCCCCGTGATGCGCCCCTTAATGAAGGTGTTTGCCGCCGGCACCATTCACTTCGGCGCCTACCGCCGTCAGGATGGGGTGATGGTCGCTTTCGAGCAGACGGTCACGCTGCCCCCACCCGAGGAAACCCGCCCGCCGCTATCGGAGAACTACTTTCACCGCATCGTCATCGAGAGCGCCCGCTTCGACAGCTTCGACCCCGAGCTACTGAGCTTGGATCCCACGCGGCGGGAAGTGGGGGACGCCAAGCCCTGAAAGCGCGATCGCCACCCTGTGGCGGTCGCTTCAGAGTCGCTGCTCGATCTCGTGCACGAGGGCGGAGAAGAGGGTGACCACGTCCTCGTTGGCCCTCCGCAAGCGGGTGGCCAGACGCTCCGCCACCCGGCGGGTAACGGCGAGGCCCGCGTCCGGATAGCGATCCCCGAAGGCCAGGAAGCGCTCGCGGCCGACGACCAGGAACTCGCAGTCCGTCTCCGTGATCACCGTGGCGGAGCGGATGTCACGGTCGAGAAGGCTGAGCTCGCCGAAGAAGTTCCCCTCCTTGAGGACCCTCACCGTGTAGGGGTCCCGGTAGGGGGTGAGCTTCTCGGTGCGCACGCGTCCCTTGAGGATCACGAAGAGCTGATCCCCCTCGCTTCCCTCCCGAATCACGATGTCGCCCGCGCGGGCCTTCTTGACCTCGGTGACCTCGGCCAGATGTTCGACCGCACTCTCGGTCAGCCCCCCGAAGAGCGAGCAGGCGAGGAGCCCCTCCCGAACCTCCCCGCTCATGCCGCTCCTCCCCTCCGCCGGCCAATGATGATGCCCCGGGCGTGCTCCGGGATGAGGTACCCGTCGGGCGGATTCAACACCGGCTTGTTGGAGACGAGGTCCTTGACCCCCCGCAGGTTCTCGAGCAGGGTGGCCACGTTCTCCGTCTTCTGGGCCGCCCGCAGGGCCTGACGCTTGATGGCCAGCGACTGGCCGGTGTTCTCGAGGACGCCGATGAGGAGGTCCCCGCCCGCGGCCTTGAAGTGCGCGGCCAGCTCCGCGAAGGTCTTGCCCACGAACCCCGCCGGGATGGGCACTGTGGCCATCCCGTGGGGGTCCGCGATGTTGAGAAGGTCGTGCAGGACCTGGGAGAGACCCGCGGAAACGGAGGCGTTCACGAGCATGAAGCGGCCGTACTCTCGGGAGAGGATGATCTCGTCGCAGCGAGCGAGCCGGAGATGCTCGATGAACTTCCGATCCAGGACCTCCGCGTAGGTGTAGACGTCGGGGGCCAGGTTCTCCAGGTTCATGACCGCCATGACCGTGCGTGCGTCCACCTCCTGGTCGGAGCGGTCCCCCGCCTCGTCGGCCAGGACCAGGACCCGCGAGGCGTGGGCCACCCCCGCCCGCTGCTGGACCGCGGGGTCGATGGAGTCCCCGTGGATGTAGACCAGGCCGGGAAAGCGTCCCCGGAGCTCCTCGTTGACCAGATCCCCCGCCTGGTTCACGAGGACCAGCTTCCCGGGGCCGAGTTCGGGGTGGGCGGTCAGGAGGTCCTGGACGAACAGGCCCATGTCGGTCTTCCAGCCCAGGATGACAACGTGTCCTTTGAGATCGTGTGCGTCGGTCAAGCCGCGGCCCTCCTTGATCTTCCGATCCACGAGCGCGCTCGCGATCTTACCGGTGACGGTGCCGACCAGGCCGATCCCCACCAGAACCACGACGAAGGCGAGGGCCCGTCCCGTATGGGTGATCGGATACTTGTCGCCGTAACCGATGGTGGTCAGGGTCACCACCGACCACCAGAGCCCATCCTCTAGGTTCTTGAACTGGTCGTTGGTCCCCCGCTCCGCGAAGTAGATCGCGGGGGCCCCCAGCAGGAGGACGCCCAGGAAGTAGGCGGTCAGGCGGGGGATGTTCTCGGCTTGGAGCTGAGCCCAGAACCGGTGCCAGCGCTCGAGGAGGCGGGGAGGTTGCCCGGTCTCAGGAAAATTCATTTTGACGTGGGCCTATCTTATCGCTCATCGGCCCGGGGGAGAGAGTCGTCAGACGAACGCGCGGAAGACCTCGTTGGAGACGAGTACACCCCTCCGGGTGAGGCGCAGCCGCCCCTCCACGGCCTCCAGGAGACCCGCCTCCAGGGGATCGCGGAGGGCCTCCGCGTACTCCGTGAGGGGGTCTAGCTGGTAGCGGCGCCGGAAGTCGGGAAGGTCGATGCCCGCCCGGCGCCTTAGGCCGGTGAAGAGGGCCTCCCCCGCGCGCTCCCGGGGGCCGAGCACGCGCTCCCCGGCGACGGCGGCCGCCCCCGCCTCCAAGGCCCGGCAGTAGCCACCGTAGGTCTCCTGGTTCCAGTAGCGCCGCCCGTCCTGGTAGCTGTGGGCCGCCATCCCGAAGCCGAGGAAGGGGGCGTCCTCCCAGTACTTGCGGTTGTGCCGCGACTCGCGGCCCGGGCGTGCGAAGTTCGAGATCTCGTAGCGCTCCAGGCCCAGGGCGGCCAGGGCCTCGACCGTCTCGTCGTAGAGGTCGGCGACGAGATCGTCGGGGGGAAGGAGGAGCGCTCCCTGCCGAGCGCGGTGGGAGAGCAGGGTGCGGCCCTCCACCTCCAGAAGGTAGACGCTCACGTGGTCGGGTTCGAGCGCGGTCAGGCTCTCCACGTTGGAGCGCCAGCGCTCGCTCGTCTCCCCCGGCCAGCCCAGGATCAAGTCCACAGAGACGTTCTCGATCCCGGCCCCGCGCGCCGCGGCGAGGGCGAGGGCGGCGTCGCTCCCGGTGTGGAACCGGCCCATCTCCCGGAGCACGGGGTCGGAGAAGGACTGCACGCCCAGGCTCAAGCGGTTGACCCCCATCTCCCGGAGCGCCCGGTAGCCCGCGTAGTCGAGGTCGCGCGGGTTGGCCTCCAGCGTGATCTCGGCGTCCTCTCCCAGACGGAAGAGGGTGCGGGCGGCCTCCACCAGCCGGGCCAGCCGAGGGGCGGCCAGGAGGCTAGGAGTCCCCCCCCCGAAGTAGAGGGTGTCCGCGGGGGCGGGGGCTCCCCCCGCCGCCCCCTTCATCTCTTTGATAACTGCCTGAAGGTACCGCTCCTGCCGATCCTGGTCGGGGCGGCGGGGATCGATGGCGAAATGGCAGTACGTGCACTTCGCCTCGCAGAACGGGATGTGGAGATAGAGGCCGATCGGCTCCGCGCTCGCGCTCACCGCTCCGAGGGACCGCCGCGGACCGCCACCTGCAGCCCCTCCTGGCGCTGGCGCCGGAAGTCGGGCCCGTGCATGGGCAGGACCACGCACATCTCCATGAGGCGGGAGCGCAGCCGCTGCCCGATCCGCTCGACCAGGAACTCCCGGCGGGCCAGGAAATCCGCAGCCACCACCTTCTCCTTGTCCGCATCGTGATAGTTGGTGGTGATGAGGGTGGCCCGTTTCGACAGGTAGCGGCTGTTCAGGATGTAGAAGAGGGTGTCGTTCATCCAGTCCGTCATCTTCCAGGCCCCGAGGTCGTCGAGGAGGAGAAGGTCGGTCTCCACCACCGGCTCCAGGACCTGGAGCTCGGTGGTCTTGGTCTCGGGGTTGTAGGAGTTTCGAATCTCCCGAATGAGCTCGTTGAAGTCCCAGAACTGGCCGCGCACGCCCTTGGCGGTCACCAGCTCGCGCAGCACGGCCACGGCGAGGTGGGTCTTTCCCACCCCGTTGTCACCGGTGAAGAGCAGACCCAGGCCTTCGTTCACGGCCCCCAGGAACGGATAGCCATGGCAGTAGCTCAGGGCTTTCTCCAGGGCGGCGGTCAGGGAGGTGTTGCCGGGCTCGAAGCCGGCGAGCGAGCACTCCTCGTAGCGGAGCGGGATCCGGCAGGCGGCCACGAGGGCGTCCGCCCCCGAGGCCCCCCCGTCGGGGCGGCGGCACGCGCAGGCCTGGGCGTAGTCGCGCCCGTCGCGGCTCACGATTTCGAAACCGGTTCCTCCGCACCGTGGGCAGGTCAATTCAAGTACCCCCGGAGGCCCTGGGCCTCCCGGTTGCGC
This sequence is a window from Vicinamibacteria bacterium. Protein-coding genes within it:
- a CDS encoding helix-turn-helix transcriptional regulator, which encodes MKAGTEAGRQEGRIGPLLKKWRNARRLSQLELALAADVSPRHLSFLESGRAKPSREMLLRLSSVLDLPFRESNLLLQAAGFAAVYRETSLTEPEMDGMRHALQLILRQHEPFAAVALDRQWDIVMVNAPYAGLLAGMSTPAQAPAPLTFIPPPRPNALRLLFDPRGFRPHIENWTRVASEILGRLNREVLWNGNEAAGALLQDLLATEGVPPDWRQPDFEAAPSLVLPLEIRLGECKARFFTTLTTLGAPQDVTLQELRVESFHPADADTDRLVRKA
- a CDS encoding cyclic nucleotide-binding domain-containing protein, translating into MSGEVREGLLACSLFGGLTESAVEHLAEVTEVKKARAGDIVIREGSEGDQLFVILKGRVRTEKLTPYRDPYTVRVLKEGNFFGELSLLDRDIRSATVITETDCEFLVVGRERFLAFGDRYPDAGLAVTRRVAERLATRLRRANEDVVTLFSALVHEIEQRL
- a CDS encoding potassium channel family protein; translated protein: MNFPETGQPPRLLERWHRFWAQLQAENIPRLTAYFLGVLLLGAPAIYFAERGTNDQFKNLEDGLWWSVVTLTTIGYGDKYPITHTGRALAFVVVLVGIGLVGTVTGKIASALVDRKIKEGRGLTDAHDLKGHVVILGWKTDMGLFVQDLLTAHPELGPGKLVLVNQAGDLVNEELRGRFPGLVYIHGDSIDPAVQQRAGVAHASRVLVLADEAGDRSDQEVDARTVMAVMNLENLAPDVYTYAEVLDRKFIEHLRLARCDEIILSREYGRFMLVNASVSAGLSQVLHDLLNIADPHGMATVPIPAGFVGKTFAELAAHFKAAGGDLLIGVLENTGQSLAIKRQALRAAQKTENVATLLENLRGVKDLVSNKPVLNPPDGYLIPEHARGIIIGRRRGGAA
- the hemW gene encoding radical SAM family heme chaperone HemW; the encoded protein is MSASAEPIGLYLHIPFCEAKCTYCHFAIDPRRPDQDRQERYLQAVIKEMKGAAGGAPAPADTLYFGGGTPSLLAAPRLARLVEAARTLFRLGEDAEITLEANPRDLDYAGYRALREMGVNRLSLGVQSFSDPVLREMGRFHTGSDAALALAAARGAGIENVSVDLILGWPGETSERWRSNVESLTALEPDHVSVYLLEVEGRTLLSHRARQGALLLPPDDLVADLYDETVEALAALGLERYEISNFARPGRESRHNRKYWEDAPFLGFGMAAHSYQDGRRYWNQETYGGYCRALEAGAAAVAGERVLGPRERAGEALFTGLRRRAGIDLPDFRRRYQLDPLTEYAEALRDPLEAGLLEAVEGRLRLTRRGVLVSNEVFRAFV
- a CDS encoding ATP-binding protein, with translation MSRDGRDYAQACACRRPDGGASGADALVAACRIPLRYEECSLAGFEPGNTSLTAALEKALSYCHGYPFLGAVNEGLGLLFTGDNGVGKTHLAVAVLRELVTAKGVRGQFWDFNELIREIRNSYNPETKTTELQVLEPVVETDLLLLDDLGAWKMTDWMNDTLFYILNSRYLSKRATLITTNYHDADKEKVVAADFLARREFLVERIGQRLRSRLMEMCVVLPMHGPDFRRQRQEGLQVAVRGGPSER